One Myxococcales bacterium genomic window, AACAGATCGACGCGACTGCGGATGCGGTAGAGAACGGCGAGGCAACCGGACGCTGGTTCGAGAAGACTCGGCTCGGCGGCTACGGTGAAGTTCACTTCAACTTTCTCAAGGGTTCGAGCGGAGCCAAGAACAAGTCCGAGGCTGATTTTCACCGCTTCGTCCTGTTCATCAATCACGAGTATTCGGACAAGATCCGATTCTTCTCCGAAATCGAACTCGAGCACGCATCTGCGGGAGAAGGTGCGCCGGGCGAGGTAGAACTCGAGCAAGCCTTCATCGAATTCGATCTTCCTCTCAGAATCATGGCCACCGGGGGGTTGTTCCTGCTGCCGATCGGCATCCTCAACGAAACCCATGAGCCGCCGACGTTCTATGGTGTCGAGCGCAATCCGGTGGAGAAGAACATCATCCCCACAACGTGGTGGGAGGGTGGCGGCATGTTGAGCCGCAATTTTGACCACGGATTGAGCACGAACCTGGCGATTACAACCGGGTTGCACGCCGATAATGAAAGCCCTTTCAATATTCGAAGCGGTCGCCAGAAGCTCGCGAAGGCAGACGCTTCCGACGTCGCGATCACGGGGCGTGTGGTCTATCGGGGCGTACCGGGACTAGAACTGGGTGTCAGCGCTCAATGGAGCGAAAATATCGCAGCCACTGGATCCAAAACGCCCGCGACGCTGTTTGAAACTCACGTCATCTATGAGCGGGGGCCGTTCGGCTTGCGGGCTCTCTACGCCCGCTGGGATCTGCACTCCGCTGCTGCCGAAGCCGCGGGCAAAGACGAACAGTACGGCTTCTACGTCGAACCGTCTTTCCGCATCAACGAGTGGGTTGGTGTGTTCGGTCGCTACAACCAATTCAATACGTCGGCGGGTAGCGCGGGGGGTACGAAGCGGCAGTAC contains:
- a CDS encoding porin; its protein translation is MRLNWMTALGVAAAILAAPAHAEEPPSNRELYELYKVQQEQIDATADAVENGEATGRWFEKTRLGGYGEVHFNFLKGSSGAKNKSEADFHRFVLFINHEYSDKIRFFSEIELEHASAGEGAPGEVELEQAFIEFDLPLRIMATGGLFLLPIGILNETHEPPTFYGVERNPVEKNIIPTTWWEGGGMLSRNFDHGLSTNLAITTGLHADNESPFNIRSGRQKLAKADASDVAITGRVVYRGVPGLELGVSAQWSENIAATGSKTPATLFETHVIYERGPFGLRALYARWDLHSAAAEAAGKDEQYGFYVEPSFRINEWVGVFGRYNQFNTSAGSAGGTKRQYDIGFNFWPHENVVLKIDGQFQSNQGGAEELDGVNLGLGFIF